Proteins encoded by one window of Halorubrum ruber:
- a CDS encoding transcription initiation factor IIB, with protein sequence MTRPTRQRDHDRQRVGDEEAEEDEIDVEEVEDIDELDPEDFDPEDLTRTADGELIHEETGMIIEDEQIDPGPEWRAFNHSERQEKSRVGAPTTKTMHDKGLTTTIDWKDKDAYGRSISSKKRSQMHRLRKWQERIRTKDAGERNLQFALSEIDRMASALGVPRSVREVASVIYRRALNEDLIRGRSIEGVSTAALYAACRKEGIPRSLEEISEVSRVDRKEIGRTYRYISQELGLEMRPVDPKKYVPRFSSELELSEEVQSKANEIIETTAEQGLLSGKSPTGYAAAAIYAASLLCNEKKTQREVADVAQVTEVTIRNRYQEQIEAMGIHS encoded by the coding sequence ATGACACGGCCCACCCGGCAACGGGATCACGACCGGCAGCGCGTGGGGGACGAAGAGGCCGAGGAAGACGAGATCGACGTCGAGGAGGTCGAGGACATCGACGAGTTGGACCCCGAGGACTTCGATCCGGAGGACCTCACCCGGACGGCCGACGGGGAGCTGATACACGAGGAGACGGGGATGATCATCGAAGACGAGCAGATCGATCCCGGCCCGGAGTGGCGCGCGTTCAACCACTCGGAGCGGCAGGAGAAGTCGCGCGTCGGCGCCCCGACGACGAAGACGATGCACGACAAGGGACTGACGACGACGATCGACTGGAAGGACAAGGACGCCTACGGGCGCTCCATCTCCTCGAAGAAGCGGTCGCAGATGCACCGGCTGCGGAAGTGGCAGGAGCGGATCCGGACGAAGGACGCCGGCGAGCGCAACCTCCAGTTCGCGCTCTCGGAGATCGACCGGATGGCGTCGGCGCTGGGCGTGCCGCGCTCGGTACGCGAAGTGGCGTCCGTCATCTACCGACGCGCGCTCAACGAGGACCTCATTCGGGGGCGCTCCATCGAAGGCGTCTCCACCGCGGCCCTGTACGCCGCCTGTCGCAAGGAGGGCATTCCGCGGAGCCTCGAAGAGATTTCCGAGGTCTCGCGGGTCGACCGCAAGGAGATCGGCCGGACGTACCGCTACATCTCCCAGGAGCTCGGCTTGGAGATGCGCCCGGTCGACCCGAAGAAGTACGTCCCGCGATTCTCCTCGGAGTTAGAGCTCTCCGAGGAGGTCCAGTCGAAGGCCAACGAGATCATCGAGACGACCGCCGAGCAGGGACTGCTCTCCGGGAAGTCGCCCACCGGCTACGCCGCCGCCGCCATCTACGCGGCCTCGCTGCTCTGTAACGAGAAGAAGACCCAGCGCGAGGTCGCCGACGTCGCGCAGGTCACCGAGGTCACCATCCGCAACCGGTACCAAGAGCAGATCGAAGCGATGGGAATTCACAGTTAG
- a CDS encoding DUF7130 family rubredoxin-like protein produces the protein MATDDPVFANVSIGQEVYNEDGERLGSIRGVDDDGFYVASPSGTDTLALTDARDVFGTAYVMWRCWECGEMGEIGDQLPANCPNCDAPREELYYWAED, from the coding sequence ATGGCCACCGACGATCCCGTCTTCGCGAACGTGAGCATCGGACAGGAGGTGTACAACGAGGACGGCGAGCGCCTCGGGTCGATCCGGGGGGTCGACGACGACGGCTTCTACGTCGCGTCGCCGTCGGGCACGGACACGCTGGCGCTCACCGATGCGCGCGACGTGTTCGGCACCGCCTACGTGATGTGGCGCTGCTGGGAGTGCGGCGAGATGGGTGAGATCGGCGACCAGCTCCCCGCGAACTGCCCGAACTGCGACGCGCCCCGCGAGGAGCTGTACTACTGGGCCGAGGACTGA
- a CDS encoding radical SAM protein, whose translation MISKGCEQCAKGGKMVLFVYGYCDQRDCFYCPLGENRKNVTDVYANERKVESDEDVIEEAKRMSALGTSITGGEPQEAMAKTTRYLELLKDEFGEDHHTHLYTGITGGRENMRKLSEAGLDEIRFHPPVELWGDMHGTEWEEILYIAREEGLTPAFEIPGIRAEPEFLEFLDEGAAEFCNINEFEMSDGNYRRMQEEGFELQEGHMSAVEGSKDAILEEMASHEQVYFCTSVFKDAAQHRNRLKRMAKNIRREFDEVTDDGTLVYGKAFADADRFESLGVPEEFYTVKSDHVEVAWWLLEEMVEDGDLAEGEIVEQYPTVDGTVVERTPVA comes from the coding sequence ATGATCTCCAAGGGCTGTGAACAGTGCGCCAAGGGCGGGAAGATGGTGCTTTTCGTCTACGGGTACTGCGACCAGCGGGACTGCTTCTACTGCCCCCTCGGAGAGAACCGGAAGAACGTCACCGACGTGTACGCCAACGAGCGGAAAGTCGAGTCCGACGAGGACGTGATCGAGGAGGCCAAGCGCATGAGCGCGCTCGGCACCTCGATCACCGGCGGCGAGCCCCAGGAGGCGATGGCGAAGACGACCCGGTACCTCGAACTGCTGAAAGACGAGTTCGGCGAGGACCACCACACGCACCTCTACACCGGAATTACGGGCGGCCGCGAGAACATGCGGAAGCTCTCGGAGGCCGGCCTCGACGAGATCCGCTTCCATCCGCCGGTGGAGCTGTGGGGCGACATGCACGGGACCGAATGGGAGGAGATCCTGTACATCGCCCGCGAGGAGGGGCTCACCCCCGCCTTCGAGATTCCCGGGATCCGCGCGGAGCCGGAGTTCTTGGAATTCCTCGACGAGGGCGCCGCGGAGTTCTGTAACATCAACGAGTTCGAGATGTCCGACGGGAACTACCGCCGGATGCAAGAGGAGGGGTTCGAGCTTCAGGAGGGGCACATGTCCGCGGTCGAGGGGTCGAAGGACGCCATCCTCGAGGAGATGGCGAGCCACGAGCAGGTGTACTTCTGTACCTCGGTGTTCAAAGACGCCGCGCAGCACCGGAACCGCCTCAAGCGCATGGCGAAGAACATCCGTCGGGAGTTCGACGAGGTGACCGACGACGGAACCTTAGTCTACGGGAAGGCGTTCGCCGACGCCGACCGGTTCGAGTCGCTCGGCGTCCCCGAAGAGTTCTACACGGTGAAGTCGGACCACGTCGAGGTGGCGTGGTGGCTCCTCGAAGAGATGGTCGAGGACGGCGACCTCGCCGAGGGCGAGATCGTCGAGCAGTACCCGACCGTCGACGGCACCGTCGTCGAGCGGACCCCGGTCGCCTGA
- a CDS encoding DUF6517 family protein produces the protein MDRDPTDDDAETETPSDAVTRRRALAAGGAVGLASLAGCTALDVATGDGPAEFAAGTATVADATLSESGYELNEVSDEVISREVEVAGQTREVRVTNTVAEYDKAVELFGERYQAAVFAAVTTPQIEVLGRALNPIAELGTRERAELILSRYEGVGDLERGSEYSTEVLGSDAEVVVYTADGEIEGTGADTELELHIGEPVEVEDDFVLPLAAYPAAFSDGENVRRMMNGLEHEPNEEE, from the coding sequence ATGGACCGAGACCCGACCGACGACGACGCCGAGACCGAGACACCGAGCGACGCGGTCACGCGCCGCCGGGCGCTCGCCGCCGGCGGCGCGGTCGGACTCGCAAGCCTCGCCGGCTGTACCGCGCTCGACGTCGCGACCGGCGACGGGCCCGCGGAGTTCGCGGCGGGCACCGCGACGGTGGCCGACGCGACCCTCTCGGAGAGCGGATACGAGCTCAACGAGGTCTCCGACGAGGTGATCTCGCGCGAGGTGGAGGTCGCCGGACAGACCCGCGAGGTCCGCGTGACGAACACCGTCGCCGAGTACGACAAGGCCGTCGAGCTGTTCGGCGAGCGCTACCAGGCCGCCGTCTTCGCCGCGGTGACGACGCCGCAGATCGAGGTACTCGGCCGGGCGCTCAATCCGATCGCCGAGCTGGGCACCCGCGAGCGCGCCGAGCTCATCCTGAGCCGGTACGAGGGGGTCGGCGACCTCGAACGCGGCTCGGAGTACTCCACAGAGGTCCTCGGGTCCGACGCCGAGGTCGTCGTGTACACGGCCGACGGCGAGATCGAGGGGACCGGCGCGGACACCGAGCTGGAGCTTCACATCGGCGAGCCGGTCGAGGTCGAGGACGACTTCGTCCTCCCGCTGGCGGCGTATCCGGCCGCGTTCAGCGACGGCGAGAACGTCCGCCGCATGATGAACGGGCTCGAACACGAGCCAAACGAGGAGGAGTGA
- a CDS encoding DUF373 family protein → MLLVLCVDLDDDLGRKTGIPTPVIGADDVTEAAVALATADPEDSDVNVLFQGVNVHDELAAEGEAVEVAAVTGVDGPDVKANRAVGQEVDRVLAELSTGEEVSAVVITDGAQDESVLPVIRSRMPIDGMRRVVVRQAQDLESLYYTIKQVLADPETRGTILIPLGVVLLIYPLVVVANLFDVAGAAVLGILSGAVGLYSLFRGLGLEDTVDGTAESVRNVLYTGRVTLVTYVVALALVVVGGVQGVDTVDVVRTAQGSPLAAGTALAAFVHGFVQWLGVAGVTSSLGQITDEYLAGRFRWRYLNAPFYVAAIAVVLFAVSGFFLPDAPGVTALGLSELAMALAAGTLIGVLSTLAFAVAESQLPSAEPV, encoded by the coding sequence ATGCTGCTCGTCCTCTGTGTCGACCTCGACGACGACCTCGGCCGCAAGACGGGGATCCCCACCCCCGTCATCGGCGCCGACGACGTCACCGAGGCCGCGGTCGCGCTCGCGACCGCCGACCCCGAGGACTCCGACGTGAACGTCCTCTTCCAGGGCGTCAACGTCCATGATGAGCTCGCCGCCGAGGGCGAGGCCGTCGAGGTCGCGGCCGTCACGGGCGTCGACGGCCCGGACGTGAAGGCGAACCGCGCGGTCGGCCAGGAGGTCGACCGCGTGCTCGCCGAGCTGTCGACCGGCGAGGAGGTGTCGGCGGTCGTGATCACCGACGGCGCCCAAGACGAGTCCGTCCTCCCCGTGATCCGCTCGCGGATGCCGATCGACGGGATGCGCCGCGTCGTCGTCCGGCAGGCGCAGGACCTCGAGTCGCTCTACTACACGATCAAGCAGGTGCTCGCGGACCCGGAGACGCGCGGCACAATCTTAATCCCGCTGGGCGTGGTCCTCCTCATCTACCCGTTGGTCGTCGTCGCCAACCTCTTCGACGTGGCCGGCGCGGCAGTGCTGGGAATCCTCTCCGGCGCGGTCGGGCTCTACTCGCTGTTCCGCGGGCTGGGGCTCGAAGACACCGTCGACGGGACCGCCGAGAGCGTCCGCAACGTCCTCTACACCGGCCGCGTGACGCTCGTCACCTACGTCGTCGCGCTCGCCTTAGTCGTCGTCGGCGGGGTTCAGGGCGTCGACACCGTCGACGTCGTCCGGACCGCGCAGGGAAGCCCGCTCGCGGCCGGCACCGCCCTCGCTGCGTTCGTCCACGGGTTCGTCCAGTGGCTCGGCGTCGCGGGCGTCACCTCCAGCCTCGGGCAGATCACCGACGAGTACCTCGCCGGTCGGTTCCGGTGGCGCTACCTCAACGCCCCCTTCTACGTGGCCGCCATCGCCGTCGTGCTGTTCGCGGTCTCCGGCTTTTTCCTCCCGGACGCGCCCGGCGTGACGGCGCTCGGGCTCTCGGAGCTGGCGATGGCGCTCGCGGCCGGGACGCTCATCGGCGTGTTGAGCACGCTCGCGTTCGCCGTCGCGGAGTCGCAGCTCCCCTCCGCGGAGCCGGTGTAA